In one window of Desulfurellaceae bacterium DNA:
- a CDS encoding PIN domain-containing protein, which translates to MVLADTGYWLALANSRDRWHAAALEASRDLNEALVVTWPVVTETCHLLLSRLGVHAELRFVEQVSKNVDIHEIGQGHLGVIRELMERYANLPMDLADASLVVAATELGEGRILSTDQRDFNTYRWKDTQPFHNLLRPFAADAE; encoded by the coding sequence ATGGTCTTGGCTGACACCGGATATTGGCTTGCTTTGGCGAATAGCCGGGACCGCTGGCACGCAGCCGCGCTTGAGGCCAGTCGCGACCTCAACGAGGCCCTTGTCGTCACCTGGCCGGTGGTGACGGAAACCTGCCACCTCCTGCTCTCACGATTGGGAGTCCATGCGGAATTACGCTTCGTTGAGCAAGTCTCGAAAAACGTGGACATCCACGAGATCGGGCAGGGACATCTCGGTGTGATCCGTGAGTTGATGGAGCGCTACGCGAATCTGCCGATGGATCTGGCCGACGCCTCGCTTGTGGTGGCGGCGACCGAGCTCGGAGAAGGCCGTATTCTTTCCACGGACCAGCGCGATTTCAACACCTACCGCTGGAAGGACACGCAACCGTTTCACAACCTGCTGCGCCCCTTCGCCGCAGACGCCGAGTGA